From the genome of Cedecea lapagei, one region includes:
- a CDS encoding Na+/H+ antiporter NhaC family protein, which yields MTENQLTFHGGKNIALLPLTLFIISCSLFFSVYHVFDLTALAMCAFIAIMIGALFSRNVGDYWRAVISQGIGSEMAVTIATILLIIGMYARMIAQSGVAASFAMLASQLGLHDGAFTLFTFVAVCIVSTATGTSIGTLFTAFPVFYPSGILLGADPIVLASAILCGAIFGDNIAPISDTTVASASTQSYTNRRGSAEIAGVVAARFRFAIVSALIACVFFYLFGAHRGPVPSLHIDSHAAASWHSLWMLLPMAVLLGVAMKTRNIFKAIPAGILSGIVIGLLCGIFHIADIFTLENGNANGFLYKGFSGMVSTILFVLSLFGIIGILRASNTMERISSAICGSKLAQSTRGAEWCIAIGSIVTTALVGGVTSASILAFGPVASEIGARRKLHPYRRAVLLDCFAMTLAAILPFLSAFIFIVSAIISSLQKDYPFIHDVNPIYLSLTSFYPLALFAVMSFAIVVGWGRHYENSEGEAVRYLAEEPRP from the coding sequence ATGACTGAAAATCAGCTCACCTTTCATGGCGGGAAAAACATAGCATTATTACCGTTAACGCTATTCATCATTTCCTGCTCACTGTTTTTTTCGGTTTATCATGTTTTTGATTTAACGGCGCTGGCCATGTGCGCCTTTATTGCCATCATGATCGGCGCTTTATTCTCCCGCAACGTCGGTGATTACTGGCGAGCGGTTATTTCTCAGGGGATAGGCAGTGAAATGGCTGTAACCATCGCCACCATTCTGCTCATCATTGGTATGTATGCCAGGATGATTGCCCAGTCCGGCGTGGCAGCCAGTTTCGCTATGCTGGCCAGCCAGCTGGGCCTGCATGACGGCGCATTTACGCTCTTTACCTTTGTCGCCGTCTGCATTGTTTCCACCGCCACCGGCACCTCGATTGGCACGCTGTTTACTGCTTTTCCGGTCTTTTATCCTTCCGGTATCTTACTGGGAGCCGATCCGATTGTGCTGGCAAGCGCCATTCTTTGCGGCGCTATCTTCGGCGACAACATTGCGCCAATCTCTGATACTACAGTGGCATCGGCATCCACACAGAGCTATACCAACCGCCGCGGTAGCGCCGAAATTGCCGGCGTGGTAGCGGCCCGCTTCCGCTTTGCTATCGTCAGCGCGCTGATAGCCTGCGTATTCTTCTATCTCTTTGGCGCCCACCGGGGCCCGGTCCCTTCTCTGCACATTGACAGCCACGCGGCAGCCTCCTGGCATAGCCTGTGGATGCTGCTGCCGATGGCGGTGTTGTTAGGGGTTGCGATGAAAACGCGCAACATTTTTAAGGCCATCCCGGCAGGGATCCTGTCCGGCATCGTGATTGGCCTGCTTTGTGGGATTTTCCATATCGCGGATATCTTCACGCTTGAAAACGGCAACGCCAACGGATTCCTGTATAAGGGATTCAGCGGCATGGTGAGCACGATCCTTTTTGTTCTCTCCCTGTTCGGGATTATCGGCATTCTTCGCGCCAGCAATACTATGGAGCGCATTTCATCGGCTATTTGCGGGAGCAAACTGGCCCAGTCGACCCGCGGCGCTGAATGGTGTATCGCCATCGGCTCGATCGTTACCACGGCTTTAGTCGGCGGCGTCACCAGCGCCTCTATTCTGGCCTTTGGCCCGGTGGCCAGCGAAATTGGCGCACGCAGAAAATTACACCCCTACCGGCGTGCGGTTTTGCTGGACTGTTTTGCCATGACCCTGGCGGCAATCCTGCCCTTCCTCAGCGCGTTCATCTTTATTGTCAGCGCCATTATCAGCTCGCTGCAAAAGGACTATCCGTTTATTCACGACGTTAACCCTATTTATTTATCATTAACTTCGTTCTACCCGCTCGCGCTTTTTGCGGTAATGTCTTTTGCTATCGTGGTCGGCTGGGGCCGGCACTATGAAAATAGCGAAGGTGAAGCCGTTCGCTACCTGGCAGAGGAGCCGCGTCCATGA
- a CDS encoding LysR family transcriptional regulator, translating into MLRLEDLTLFVRAAALNSFSDTAREAGLQPAQVSTAIKRLEQNLNIRLFARSTRSLRLTPEGEAWLPYAMQVLQTLEAGYEQIQPPSDEVRGTLQIAVPSDLGRHLLLDVFQQFRRTHPALSLKLLFSDRITDVFKDPVDVAFRYGNNEDASYIALPVAPENRRVLVASPAYLQRYGEPQTLADLAKHNALTFVLRGRVHNTWSFSLHGKPHQVAVKGSMMSDDAEVIHRLAVKGEGITYKSWLDVSEDVQQGRLKLLLPQYEGDSIPLNLICPHRKQLSTTVRLLQEAVRARCENAMRTLPAVER; encoded by the coding sequence ATGCTCAGGCTGGAAGACCTTACCCTGTTCGTCAGGGCTGCGGCGTTAAACAGTTTCAGCGATACCGCCAGAGAAGCCGGGCTGCAGCCAGCCCAGGTCAGCACCGCCATTAAGCGCCTGGAGCAAAACCTCAATATTCGCCTGTTCGCCCGCTCGACGCGTAGCCTGAGACTCACCCCTGAAGGCGAAGCGTGGCTGCCCTACGCCATGCAGGTCCTGCAAACGCTGGAGGCTGGCTATGAGCAGATCCAGCCGCCCAGCGACGAAGTACGGGGGACGTTGCAAATCGCCGTTCCTTCCGATCTTGGCCGTCATTTACTGCTCGACGTTTTTCAGCAATTTCGCCGCACCCATCCGGCGCTGAGCCTCAAACTTCTGTTTTCTGACCGGATAACGGACGTCTTTAAAGACCCGGTGGATGTGGCATTTCGCTATGGTAATAACGAGGATGCCTCGTATATCGCTCTGCCGGTTGCGCCGGAAAACCGCCGCGTGCTCGTGGCTTCGCCAGCCTATCTCCAGCGCTATGGCGAGCCACAAACCCTCGCCGACCTGGCTAAACACAATGCGCTGACATTTGTCCTTCGTGGGCGAGTTCACAATACCTGGTCGTTCAGCCTGCACGGAAAGCCGCATCAGGTAGCGGTGAAGGGATCAATGATGAGCGATGATGCGGAAGTGATTCACCGGCTGGCGGTGAAGGGCGAAGGCATTACCTACAAATCCTGGCTGGACGTAAGCGAAGATGTGCAGCAGGGCCGCCTGAAGCTTCTGCTGCCGCAGTATGAAGGGGACAGCATTCCGCTGAACCTTATTTGCCCCCACCGTAAACAGCTCTCTACCACGGTGCGCTTGCTGCAGGAGGCGGTCAGGGCGCGCTGTGAAAACGCGATGCGTACCCTGCCCGCAGTAGAGCGTTAA
- a CDS encoding helix-turn-helix transcriptional regulator, protein MKDSYYNDSVVNSLIQSELEEFVLDYKHTTYAYAVMNKKDPSQMRIINNNPQWFNIYLENKYQFIDPVIVRSLSCVEDFSWDSGMMVSSGYTLKRIFDEGSQHNIFQGHTFPLHDYVNNLAVLSLISHHPGGVNLTTNRASVLAFFIQLHQKMLNLYSDIRLKKNVFLSPREQQILQWVYAGKTYAEIATILSITERTVKFHMGNAMKKLGVNNARHAVKLSIELRLLDV, encoded by the coding sequence GTGAAGGATTCGTATTACAATGACAGCGTAGTAAACTCGTTAATCCAAAGCGAGCTTGAGGAATTTGTGCTGGATTACAAGCATACGACCTACGCGTATGCGGTAATGAATAAGAAAGACCCATCGCAGATGCGTATTATTAATAACAATCCGCAATGGTTTAACATCTACCTCGAGAACAAATATCAGTTTATCGACCCGGTCATTGTGCGGTCGTTAAGCTGCGTGGAGGATTTTTCCTGGGATAGCGGCATGATGGTCTCTTCCGGCTATACGCTAAAACGCATATTCGACGAAGGATCGCAGCATAATATCTTCCAGGGACATACTTTCCCGCTGCATGATTACGTTAATAATCTTGCGGTATTATCGCTTATCAGCCACCATCCCGGCGGCGTCAACCTGACGACCAATCGTGCGTCGGTGCTCGCCTTCTTTATTCAGCTCCACCAAAAAATGCTGAATTTGTACAGCGATATTCGGCTGAAGAAAAACGTCTTTCTGTCGCCGCGGGAGCAGCAAATTTTGCAGTGGGTCTACGCCGGTAAAACCTATGCGGAGATAGCGACGATCCTTTCAATCACCGAGCGAACGGTAAAATTTCACATGGGTAATGCGATGAAAAAGCTGGGCGTTAACAATGCTCGCCACGCGGTAAAACTAAGCATTGAGCTAAGGCTGCTGGACGTCTGA
- a CDS encoding pyridoxal phosphate-dependent aminotransferase: MHDIREKMNPEFSALQGGLFASVKKADVGTAVLDLMNNGVDMLCWADPFFPDRVLPEHIASAVSQSLLDGSASHYTMPIGNPSLKEKIAEKLKRYNHLSVDPQRNILITPGSDSGLLFAMMPFINKGDEVLIHAPSYPSNFLNVELLGGKPVSVELKAEDNYQIDIEAFSAKLTAKTKMVVLTNPNNPTGTVFRRESLQQIADFVIRHDLVLVVDQAFEDAIFDGIDFCSVASLPGMWERTVSVFSFSKGMGLSGFRVGYLVADDRIMDVLFGCTVNVLGATNTSSQAGMLAALNSPDFMDEYTRIFDARRKKVFEIINAIPGVYMAMPESGFLSWINISKLGSSAFICDYLLENAKVIVNAGTPYGDGGEGFIRLVHGCYKDDEKLYAVLNKIKEALTLLAQHQGITND, encoded by the coding sequence ATGCATGATATTCGTGAAAAAATGAATCCGGAATTTAGTGCACTGCAGGGAGGTTTATTTGCCAGCGTAAAAAAAGCGGATGTTGGCACCGCCGTTCTGGATTTAATGAATAATGGCGTGGATATGCTTTGCTGGGCCGATCCCTTTTTCCCTGACCGTGTTTTACCCGAACATATTGCCAGCGCCGTGAGTCAGTCGCTGCTTGACGGCAGCGCAAGTCACTACACCATGCCTATCGGCAATCCCTCTCTGAAAGAGAAAATAGCCGAGAAGCTGAAACGCTATAACCATCTCTCCGTGGATCCACAGAGAAATATCCTGATAACACCGGGCTCTGACTCCGGTTTATTATTCGCGATGATGCCATTTATTAATAAGGGCGATGAGGTCTTAATTCATGCCCCCTCCTACCCCAGCAATTTCCTCAACGTGGAGTTGCTGGGCGGCAAGCCCGTCTCCGTGGAGCTCAAAGCCGAAGATAATTACCAGATAGATATCGAGGCCTTTAGCGCTAAGCTGACCGCAAAAACCAAAATGGTGGTGCTGACTAACCCTAACAACCCCACCGGCACGGTATTTCGCCGCGAAAGCCTGCAGCAAATTGCGGATTTTGTTATCCGCCATGATTTGGTGCTGGTCGTCGATCAGGCGTTTGAAGATGCCATTTTCGACGGCATCGATTTTTGTTCCGTCGCCTCACTACCCGGCATGTGGGAACGCACCGTTAGCGTTTTCTCGTTCTCCAAAGGCATGGGGCTAAGCGGTTTTCGCGTCGGTTACCTGGTTGCCGACGACCGCATTATGGACGTTCTGTTTGGCTGCACCGTCAACGTCCTTGGCGCCACCAACACCTCGTCTCAGGCAGGCATGCTGGCGGCGCTGAACAGCCCGGACTTCATGGATGAATACACCAGAATCTTCGACGCTCGCCGAAAAAAAGTTTTTGAGATTATTAATGCGATTCCCGGCGTTTACATGGCGATGCCGGAGAGCGGTTTTCTCTCCTGGATAAATATTTCTAAGCTGGGCAGTTCAGCTTTTATTTGTGATTACCTGTTAGAAAACGCAAAGGTGATTGTGAATGCCGGAACACCTTATGGCGATGGCGGCGAAGGTTTTATTCGATTAGTTCACGGTTGTTATAAAGACGACGAAAAACTCTATGCGGTACTTAACAAAATAAAAGAAGCACTCACTTTATTAGCACAGCACCAGGGGATAACCAATGACTGA
- a CDS encoding methyl-accepting chemotaxis protein produces MGMLKNFTVRRVMLTVLGLFCLLWSVVGVFTVYSLAKLGDGNAVDHQLVSQMTILSKGNDQYFRFITRLSRVMEAKAAGEATDFKPVQEALDNMKSELERLKSVSPGPMDPAVSADVIAKWQQLLDSGVAVQMQLAQQGSAAEYRQQATQVTPPLSRAFGASSSKFTAVAQERLDRTRVAVDSLTRLMKVTVVVAIVIGLLILLFTDRYLVTLLVKPLDRIRDHFSVIAKGDLSRPVEDFGRNCVGKLFPLLAEMQGSLRDAVSAIRSGTENIYRGSAEISSGNNDLSSRTEEQAAALEETAASMEQLTATVKFNAENARQASSIAEKASQTASRSGKLVGDVVVTMEGISDSSRKISEITSVINSIAFQTNILALNAAVEAARAGEQGRGFAVVAGEVRNLASRSAGAAKEIETLIADSVGRVNSGAALVNEAGNTMKEVVKAVSDTTQIMKQIASATDEQSKGISQVSVAVSEMDSVTQQNAALVEQISAAAAALEGQTEMLQKAVARFRLSGRDEQVEVETKVKPQAKTTAVAEAEGDWVTF; encoded by the coding sequence GTGGGAATGTTAAAGAATTTTACCGTGCGTCGGGTGATGCTGACTGTGCTGGGGCTGTTCTGCCTGCTGTGGTCGGTCGTTGGCGTCTTTACCGTTTATTCGCTGGCGAAGCTTGGGGACGGCAACGCCGTCGATCATCAACTGGTGTCGCAGATGACGATACTTAGCAAAGGTAACGACCAGTATTTCCGCTTTATTACCCGCCTGTCACGTGTGATGGAGGCTAAGGCCGCAGGCGAAGCTACCGACTTCAAGCCCGTGCAGGAAGCGCTGGATAACATGAAAAGCGAACTTGAGCGTCTGAAAAGCGTTTCGCCAGGGCCGATGGACCCGGCGGTTTCCGCAGACGTGATTGCAAAATGGCAGCAGCTTTTAGACAGCGGCGTAGCCGTGCAGATGCAGCTTGCTCAGCAGGGGAGCGCGGCGGAATATCGCCAGCAGGCCACCCAGGTTACGCCGCCCCTGAGCCGGGCATTTGGGGCCAGCAGCAGCAAATTTACCGCTGTGGCGCAAGAGCGTCTGGACCGTACTCGAGTCGCCGTGGACTCACTGACCCGCCTGATGAAGGTCACCGTGGTGGTGGCGATTGTTATCGGTTTGCTGATCCTGCTGTTTACCGACCGCTATCTCGTGACCCTGCTTGTGAAGCCGCTGGATCGCATTCGTGACCACTTCTCGGTTATCGCAAAAGGCGATCTTAGCCGTCCCGTAGAGGACTTTGGGCGCAACTGCGTGGGCAAATTGTTCCCGCTGCTTGCCGAGATGCAGGGCAGCCTGCGCGATGCGGTCAGCGCCATTCGCAGCGGTACGGAGAATATCTACCGTGGCTCGGCGGAAATCTCCTCCGGTAACAACGATCTCTCTTCACGCACGGAAGAGCAGGCGGCCGCGCTGGAAGAGACCGCTGCCAGCATGGAACAGCTAACGGCCACGGTAAAATTCAACGCCGAGAACGCTCGACAGGCGAGCAGCATTGCGGAGAAGGCGTCGCAGACTGCCAGCCGCAGCGGCAAGCTGGTCGGCGACGTGGTAGTCACGATGGAGGGGATCTCCGACAGCTCCCGCAAAATCAGCGAGATCACCAGCGTCATCAACAGCATCGCATTTCAGACCAATATTCTGGCGCTTAACGCCGCCGTTGAGGCCGCTCGTGCAGGCGAGCAGGGCCGGGGTTTTGCCGTGGTGGCCGGGGAGGTGCGTAATCTGGCCAGCCGCAGCGCGGGCGCGGCAAAAGAGATTGAAACGCTGATTGCCGATTCTGTTGGCCGGGTCAACAGCGGCGCTGCGTTGGTCAACGAAGCAGGCAACACCATGAAAGAGGTGGTGAAAGCGGTCTCCGATACCACGCAAATCATGAAGCAAATTGCCTCAGCTACCGACGAGCAGAGCAAGGGGATCTCTCAGGTGAGCGTGGCGGTCAGCGAGATGGACAGCGTGACCCAGCAAAACGCTGCCCTGGTCGAGCAGATTTCGGCGGCGGCAGCGGCGCTGGAAGGCCAGACGGAAATGTTGCAAAAGGCGGTGGCACGTTTCCGTCTTTCAGGTCGTGACGAGCAGGTTGAGGTGGAAACTAAGGTAAAGCCCCAGGCTAAAACCACCGCCGTGGCTGAGGCGGAAGGCGACTGGGTCACGTTTTAA
- a CDS encoding helix-turn-helix transcriptional regulator: MTQDDIIKSWIPMVDFIALTYGEHCEVILHDLRNVDRSIVAISNSHISGRQIGGTITDFALKVLKEKRWQDKDFLTNYKGRIPGKSENLRSSTFFIRDEESQIIAMLCMNVDLTHLSMAKSVLEGLLFVEQENRGDEETLSNLSMTDMLHELVSEVLNAYPRVPALLVMEEKKQIVKKLNDKGVFSLKGAVAEVARRLETSEQTIYRYLK, translated from the coding sequence ATGACCCAGGATGACATTATCAAATCATGGATCCCGATGGTTGATTTTATCGCCCTCACCTATGGCGAGCACTGCGAAGTGATTCTGCATGATTTACGCAATGTCGACAGGTCGATTGTCGCCATCAGCAACAGCCATATCAGCGGCCGGCAGATTGGCGGTACGATTACGGACTTCGCGCTAAAGGTTCTCAAGGAGAAGCGCTGGCAGGACAAAGACTTCCTTACCAATTACAAAGGCCGGATCCCCGGCAAGTCTGAAAACCTGCGCTCCTCCACTTTTTTCATTCGCGATGAAGAGAGCCAGATTATCGCGATGCTGTGTATGAACGTTGACTTAACCCACCTCTCCATGGCCAAAAGCGTGCTGGAGGGGTTACTGTTTGTGGAGCAGGAAAATAGGGGGGATGAGGAGACGCTCAGCAATCTTTCGATGACGGATATGCTGCATGAGCTGGTTTCAGAGGTGCTAAACGCCTACCCTCGCGTCCCCGCTCTGCTGGTCATGGAAGAGAAAAAACAGATAGTGAAGAAGCTCAATGATAAGGGCGTATTCTCGCTGAAGGGCGCGGTGGCCGAGGTTGCCAGGCGTCTTGAGACTTCTGAGCAAACGATTTACCGCTACCTTAAATAG
- a CDS encoding putative quinol monooxygenase, with protein sequence MAMGETLTIIAMLKAKAGQQENLKAALKALVAPSRLEPGCLDYTLFQLKEDPDTFYVRESWRGQQALDLHNSLPHFQAFVKQMDALLAEPLKLVPLDEVAL encoded by the coding sequence ATGGCGATGGGCGAAACGCTGACCATTATTGCGATGCTGAAAGCGAAAGCTGGCCAGCAGGAAAATCTCAAAGCGGCGTTAAAAGCGCTGGTTGCGCCAAGCCGTCTTGAGCCGGGCTGTCTGGACTACACGCTGTTCCAGCTTAAAGAGGATCCGGATACGTTTTATGTCCGCGAATCGTGGCGCGGCCAGCAGGCACTTGATCTGCACAATTCTTTGCCTCACTTCCAGGCGTTTGTGAAACAGATGGATGCGCTGCTCGCTGAGCCGCTGAAGCTGGTGCCGCTGGACGAGGTTGCCCTTTAA
- the nfsB gene encoding oxygen-insensitive NAD(P)H nitroreductase: MNIIDAASRRYATKAFDASKKIAAEDVDKIKNLLRLSPSSTNSQPWHFILASTDEGKARIAKATTGPYAANQPKVLDASHVVVLCAKTTYDDAHLQMLLQKEQEDGRFATEQAKEGQHKGRSFYANKHRFDLKDAQHWMEKQVYLNLGTLLLGVSTLNIDAVPIEGFDAATLDQEFGLREKGFTSVVMVALGYRSVEDFNAKLPKSRLDFNQILTEI, encoded by the coding sequence ATGAACATTATCGATGCTGCCTCACGGCGCTATGCCACCAAAGCTTTTGACGCTTCTAAGAAGATTGCTGCTGAAGACGTGGATAAGATTAAAAATTTGCTGCGTCTGAGCCCCTCAAGCACCAACTCGCAGCCGTGGCATTTTATTCTGGCAAGCACTGATGAAGGCAAGGCGCGTATCGCGAAAGCGACCACCGGGCCTTACGCGGCGAATCAGCCTAAAGTGCTGGATGCTTCACATGTCGTCGTGCTCTGCGCGAAAACTACCTATGACGATGCTCACCTGCAGATGCTGCTGCAAAAAGAGCAGGAAGATGGTCGCTTTGCCACCGAGCAGGCGAAAGAAGGGCAGCACAAAGGGCGATCATTCTATGCCAATAAGCACCGCTTCGACCTGAAAGATGCGCAGCACTGGATGGAGAAGCAGGTTTACCTTAACCTCGGCACGCTGCTGCTGGGGGTCTCCACCTTGAACATTGATGCCGTGCCGATTGAAGGTTTTGACGCCGCCACTCTGGACCAGGAGTTTGGCCTGCGCGAGAAAGGCTTCACCAGCGTGGTGATGGTGGCGCTGGGCTACCGCAGCGTGGAGGACTTTAACGCTAAACTGCCGAAGTCGCGTCTTGATTTTAACCAGATCTTAACCGAAATCTGA
- a CDS encoding zinc-binding alcohol dehydrogenase family protein — translation MKAIAITRAAKDGSNIDALQDITLPKPVAQGHDILVAVNAISVNPVDTKVRNGFSGGEPRVLGWDAVGTVVEVGEAVTLFKPGDAVWYAGSLTRAGSNSEYQLVDERIAALKPHSIENAAAAALPLTAITAWEMLFDRLGIQENGSEDAVLLIVGAAGGVGSILTQLARRLTKATVIGTASRSESQAWVSELGAHHVIDHSKPLTEELGRIGVKHVTHVASLTNTEQHYAQLIEALIPQGKFALIDDPVALDVRALKAKSISLHWEFMFTRSMFVTSDIIEQHNLLTRVAALLDQGVLKTTLGEHYGTINAGNLRRAHALLETGRAVGKIVLEGF, via the coding sequence ATGAAAGCTATTGCTATTACCCGCGCCGCGAAAGACGGCAGCAATATTGATGCGCTGCAGGACATTACGCTGCCAAAGCCCGTTGCGCAGGGCCATGACATTCTCGTGGCGGTGAACGCCATTTCCGTCAACCCGGTTGATACCAAAGTCCGCAATGGCTTCAGCGGTGGCGAGCCTCGCGTGCTGGGCTGGGATGCCGTGGGTACCGTTGTGGAAGTCGGGGAAGCCGTGACGCTGTTCAAGCCCGGCGATGCCGTATGGTACGCAGGGTCGCTGACCCGCGCTGGCAGTAACAGCGAATATCAGCTTGTAGATGAACGTATCGCGGCGCTTAAACCTCACTCCATAGAAAATGCCGCTGCTGCCGCGTTGCCGCTGACGGCGATCACCGCCTGGGAAATGCTTTTCGACCGCCTGGGCATTCAGGAAAACGGCAGTGAAGATGCTGTGCTGCTGATTGTGGGCGCGGCCGGTGGCGTGGGATCCATTCTGACCCAGCTTGCCCGCAGGCTGACAAAAGCCACGGTGATTGGCACCGCTTCTCGCTCGGAAAGCCAAGCGTGGGTGAGCGAGCTTGGCGCACACCACGTAATCGACCACAGCAAGCCGCTGACCGAAGAGTTAGGGCGTATCGGCGTGAAGCACGTGACCCACGTTGCCAGTCTGACCAACACCGAACAGCATTATGCCCAACTGATTGAGGCGCTTATCCCGCAGGGGAAATTTGCGCTGATTGATGACCCGGTGGCGCTGGACGTTCGTGCGCTGAAGGCCAAAAGCATTTCGCTACACTGGGAGTTTATGTTTACCCGCTCGATGTTCGTCACCAGCGATATCATTGAGCAGCACAATTTGCTGACGCGAGTGGCCGCGCTTCTCGACCAGGGCGTATTAAAAACTACGCTCGGCGAACACTATGGCACAATCAATGCGGGCAACCTGCGCCGCGCCCACGCGCTGCTGGAAACCGGTCGTGCGGTGGGTAAAATCGTGCTAGAGGGCTTCTGA
- a CDS encoding SRPBCC family protein produces MNNFQVIFVSDVIDMDVDNVWQKLCAFDEFADFFPAGMRCRYLYQTPSGPGSVRRIDMPEGYVEEQLIALAEESHTLEYLMLATSLPVGNYRAKIVLKPITQGERTFIEWRASFTADHPEPAQLAEEIREHVFITAINGMKKYFHADNA; encoded by the coding sequence ATGAACAACTTTCAGGTTATTTTCGTCAGCGATGTGATTGATATGGACGTGGATAACGTCTGGCAGAAGCTCTGCGCCTTTGATGAGTTCGCTGACTTCTTCCCCGCGGGAATGCGCTGTCGCTATTTGTACCAGACGCCCTCAGGGCCGGGCAGCGTGCGCCGGATTGATATGCCGGAGGGTTACGTGGAGGAACAGCTTATCGCTCTGGCAGAGGAGAGCCACACCCTAGAATACCTCATGCTGGCGACCTCGCTGCCTGTTGGCAATTACCGGGCGAAAATCGTTCTGAAGCCCATAACCCAGGGCGAGAGAACCTTTATCGAGTGGCGGGCCAGCTTCACTGCCGATCACCCCGAACCCGCTCAATTGGCCGAAGAAATTCGCGAGCACGTCTTCATCACCGCCATTAACGGTATGAAAAAATATTTTCACGCAGACAACGCTTAA